A part of Aegilops tauschii subsp. strangulata cultivar AL8/78 chromosome 2, Aet v6.0, whole genome shotgun sequence genomic DNA contains:
- the LOC109750030 gene encoding protein FAR1-RELATED SEQUENCE 5-like, whose product MYLPSTSYTGPSTTINSAAGTSTAGSSERTEHAFHQPANTHATNNAELVSEMAIVPAIPTSTHVHTSTTNTQAGETAADTEVNDETDDEAQGDEDSGQSEIMVPQPPYLGQRFDSFADAKEFYLTYAKFHGFAVNTEYHRKIKKTNEYSRGEMRCYKARRNKKGKGDAPVVPERKRDIIVKTECPVRCKLNVDGALWVVTEYFDEHNHELIKKFDPILSLIHNKNGSLSSMPYLPADVTNLKAKYHRESKLLDMEATIAYFDEKAKEDQDFFYRIRLDDEDRVRNMYWVDGAARRSYKHFRDCISFDATYLTNMYKMPCAPFIGINNHNQPLQFGCGLVRNEDTGGYVWLLKTFLECIGGLAPMNIITDQDFSMRAGIEQVFPLAVHRHCRWHIIKKAEETLGPFFADRPDLHKAFELCVDRSLTVEEFERSWMAMIETYQVQDHETLARLWEKRMYWVPAYFMQCFFPFLQTTQRSEGFNAVLKRYVSPGNSLLQFAKQYTALQQKILGSELHQEANTALKQPKLLTYLPMERQKSKIYTNTIFNKFQEEIKRASMYTAFQVDEHTFKVCSIMGMSDSEPEDPDKGRNYFVKASISEGLCEYYCQCCKFERDGIVCCHILKVMDLNAVTRMPRHFIRRRWTWDADDALAPQTSNAVLAVHDERPESTMEAVRHVVLTKNYAELIDEACKSDETARVAEKHKKALKRELDEIKKRKAEEAQVPPHIKCAFVHRAII is encoded by the exons ATGTACCTGCCATCAACATCGTACACAG GACCTTCAACTACAATTAACAGCGCCGCGGGGACATCTACTGCGGGGAGCTCTGAGCGCACGGAACACGCGTTCCACCAGCCAGCCAACACTCATGCCACAAACAATGCCGAGTTAGTGTCGGAAATGGCAATCGTGCCAGCAATACCGACAAGCACACATGTGCACACCAGCACAACCAACACTCAAGCAGGTGAAACAGCCGCCGATACTGAAGTGAATGATGAAACCGATGACGAAGCACAAGGGGATGAAGATAGTGGGCAATCAGAAATCATGGTACCCCAGCCACCGTATCTTGGGCAGAGATTTGATTCGTTTGCAGATGCAAAGGAATTCTACCTGACATATGCAAAGTTCCATGGGTTTGCGGTCAACACCGAATACCATAGGAAAATTAAAAAAACTAACGAGTACAGCAGAGGTGAGATGAGGTGCTACAAGGCACGAAGAAACAAGAAGGGCAAAGGTGATGCGCCTGTCGTTCCGGAACGAAAGAGAGATATCATTGTCAAGACAGAATGCCCTGTCCGGTGTAAGCTGAACGTAGATGGAGCACTGTGGGTGGTCACTGAATATTTTGACGAGCACAACCACGAGCTAATAAAGAAGTTTGACCCG ATACTCTCCCTCATCCACAACAAAAATGGGTCTCTTAGTAGCATGCCCTACCTACCAGCAGACGTCACAAACCTAAAGGCAAAGTACCATAGAGAAAGCAAGTTGCTTGACATGGAAGCCACGATAGCCTACTTCGATGAGAAAGCGAAAGAAGATCAAGATTTCTTCTACAGGATAAGATTGGACGATGAGGACCGTGTCAGGAACATGTATTGGGTGGATGGTGCTGCAAGAAGATCCTACAAACATTTCCGAGACTGCATTTCTTTCGACGCGACATATCTCACTAATATGTACAAGATGCCATGCGCTCCATTCATAGGAATAAATAACCACAATCAGCCATTGCAGTTCGGATGCGGGCTCGTTCGGAATGAAGACACGGGTGGGTACGTCTGGCTGCTCAAGACCTTCTTAGAGTGCATTGGTGGACTTGCTCCGATGAACATAATAACAGACCAGGATTTTAGCATGCGTGCAGGCATAGAGCAGGTCTTTCCGTTGGCAGTGCACAGGCACTGCAGGTGGCACATTATAAAGAAGGCTGAGGAGACACTAGGACCATTCTTTGCTGACCGTCCAGACCTGCACAAGGCATTCGAGCTGTGCGTGGACCGCAGCTTAACGGTGGAGGAGTTTGAAAGGAGCTGGATGGCTATGATTGAAACATATCAAGTCCAAGACCACGAGACGCTTGCTAGATTGTGGGAGAAGCGAATGTACTGGGTGCCGGCCTACTTCATGCAGTGCTTCTTCCCGTTTCTGCAGACTACACAGCGCAGTGAGGGGTTCAATGCTGTTTTGAAGCGGTACGTGAGCCCTGGCAACTCATTACTACAGTTTGCCAAGCAGTACACCGCTTTGCAACAAAAAATACTGGGATCCGAGCTACACCAAGAAGCAAACACCGCGCTCAAGCAGCCAAAATTGCTAACGTATTTACCAATGGAGAGGCAGAAGAGCAAGATATACACCAACACGATTTTTAACAA ATTCCAGGAAGAAATAAAGCGTGCCAGCATGTACACGGCTTTCCAGGTGGACGAACATACGTTCAAGGTGTGTTCTATCATGGGCATGTCGGATTCAGAACCTGAAGACCCAGACAAGGGAAGGAACTACTTTGTGAAGGCATCGATAAGCGAAGGACTTTGCGAATACTACTGCCAATGCTGCAAATTCGAACGGGACGGGATTGTGTGCTGTCACATTCTAAAAGTAATGGACTTGAACGCGGTGACACGAATGCCCCGCCATTTCATAAGGCGGCGATGGACTTGGGACGCTGACGACGCATTGGCGCCGCAAACATCAAACGCAGTTTTGGCCGTGCATGACGAGAGACCAGAGTCAACCATGGAAGCCGTGAGGCACGTTGTGTTGACAAAGAACTATGCTGAACTAATTGATGAAGCGTGCAAGAGTGATGAGACAGCAAGGGTCGCAGAAAAACACAAGAAGGCCCTCAAAAGAGAGCTTGATGAGATCAAGAAGAGGAAAGCTGAGGAAGCACAGGTTCCCCCGCACATCAAGTGTGCCTTCGTCCACAGGGCCATCATCTGA
- the LOC141042105 gene encoding small ubiquitin-related modifier 2-like, with the protein MAGAGQARKEHSATAEVDSKAAVARLITLKVVSQERVVRHTMKMTDKLQILKDVWYHKVPEVTPGTGVFMINGSRFRPDSTPEELELEEDDMVDFFEHMDGGAPLVAAWMWE; encoded by the coding sequence ATGGCGGGGGCTGGGCAGGCTAGGAAGGAGCACTCGGCTACGGCTGAGGTGGACTCCAAGGCGGCGGTGGCTCGGCTGATCACGCTCAAGGTGGTGAGCCAGGAGCGCGTGGTCCGCCACACCATGAAGATGACCGACAAGCTCCAGATCCTCAAGGACGTGTGGTACCACAAGGTGCCGGAAGTAACTCCCGGCACGGGCGTCTTCATGATCAACGGCTCCCGCTTTCGCCCCGATAGCACCCCTGAGGAGCTCGAACTGGAGGAGGACGATATGGTCGATTTCTTTGAACATATGGATGGAGGAGCGCCGCTGGTTGCTGCATGGATGTGGGAGTAG